The Citrus sinensis cultivar Valencia sweet orange chromosome 4, DVS_A1.0, whole genome shotgun sequence DNA segment ATGGCTTTGGTAACATAAGTATATATGTGGACTCCCTAAATCAGATGTTGTATGCCCAAAAGCCAGAAGGATGGACTCCTGTAACACTTGACACATTGCTGAAGATGCATCATAATTCATTAACAAGGAGACGTTGAGTTTATATTATGATCGGAAGAGCTGTTGCCGTTCACACTTCACGGTAACATGTAGCTGAAACAAATAAAGTTTCAGGCAATGATTGCTGTATGCAATTCGCAGAGAGTGCATCAAGAACTGGGAGGTTATTGTCTCTTGGGTATTTCATCTCATCCACAGCGGCCTGGTTTTGGTCGAAGAAAAGGACTTGCCAACACAGTTTTCCTTGGTATTGACTTTGTATACTCGCAAGATTTTTGCTTTTAGGTTTTTTTCTTGTTAGCTCATCTTGTAAATACATTATGCTAATGGCATGTTTTTTGTTGATTGTTGTAACTTGAGCTGGCTTTCGACTTATTGCTCTCTTGTCAAATTTTACTTCTACATAgtgaattatttatgtttcatATTCATTGCCCTTCCATTTCAATGTTTTCTGTATCGCTCTGTCAAACTTCTCTCCAATTTTTAAGGAGTACGGTTTAGCAATCCTGCTCTACTTGCAGCGCCTCTTTAACTTGTAAGTTTCTTAACCAAAAATATGCTTGAATtaggaagagaaagaaaaagaatgggAAAGGAAGAAAGACGGGACTATACTATACATTCAATCGGTGAAGTGGCAAGGCTTCTCTTGGTAAAATTTTCTGCAAATGCAATGTAGATAATAAAGATTGACAGTGGTTTATGGAAATTGTATCTCTCTGCTTGTATTTAATGGAAAGTGAGTGCCTTAAAAGTACCCAATCGTGTGAATTTAGCTGTGaaattttcatgaaaaaaaaattataggtaATCCATTTGATGTGCTGATCAGATTCGGTTGTCAATATATTCTGTGACATTTATACGTAAACAGACATGCAGTCATTGCTGATTGGCTTTCATGTTACAGTTTCTGGAAACTTGTGACTTTGGATTAGAATCTTGCTCATGATTTGTTTTCCTGGTGCTATACGTACAACATTGgagaaaatcaaataatttatttatttgaataaatcgAGTACTACCACTGGTACTATTTAcgagaaaataaacaagaataTCATAAAATTCTTCACGAGCAGAATTGATCCCCTCTAATTTAAAGTGAGGGTTGATATTCATGCTTAAAGTGAGGGTTGATATTCATGCTGTACTCTAATAGGATTATTCAGAAGAATCCTAagtgatttttaattataaatattaatatgaatTGAGCTCTGATTgagtatataaaaaaaaaaattttcaaatacccACTAATTCATTTCAACGACGTGTCCAAATatccaattatatttttattatgtagattttcaaataaatgtaACTGTAAATAAATACATAGAGCTGccgtaaaaattaaattgatgttGGTTCATCATCATGATTCATGGCAACACAAAATCAGATTCTCGTCCACGAGTATTTTCCAACCATTTAATACATGGAAATTTTCTGCTATGCTTACAAGCTCTAAAAAATCAGTGTGTCGTTACACACAGTTTCTGAGTCGTAGGCCAATCACAGGCCTCACTGTAAATTATACCTGAtcggaaaaaaataaatcgaaGATACCGCTTTTTCTTTCTGTATGAATATATACAGTAATTTACTCAATTAACCATGTCAATAATGAAACATACAAAACTAATGTTTCACAAGCATGGcctccatctttttcttcctcGCGGCATGTTTTAGTTTCTCTAGTGCCACAAGTCCAACTTGCCTAACTCTTTCTCGGGACAAACCTATACTGAAGAATTAGaacaataaaattgttaaatcaacAGCAAATTTGAAGGAAAATGCATCCCTTGTCGTGCACGCATGAGAGAATGAAAACTATGCATGAGCTGAGCACTCGGTTCAATTGAAGGGCAACATCAACAGTAAATGCATCAGCAACATTATTAATCTGATACTCACCGTTTGCTTATATCCTCCCACGTAAGACATTCCTTGTCAAGACCATAGTAAAGACGTATGATCTCTCTCTCACGTTCTCCAAGTGTCACTATGATGAGCTTGTTTACTTCATCCTGTAGATGTATGACTCATATGGTAACTATTCTATTCATTTGGTTAAAAAGATGATCCATATCTCCGTAAGAcaatgcattctttttaccttGAGAGCCCAATCATCTACTCCATGCCACGGGTTGTTCTCCACGCGATTATCCGCAAtgtactaaaataataaagaaaaagttaaatcaTTACACAAcaggaaagaaacaaaatgtgAACTAGAAACATCTTGAGGGTGAGTAGCAAAACTGTGTTGCACTTACACTATGATGGGTTTCTCCTGGGAGGCCATTTAAAGAGGGGAATGCCTCCCTATCAAGTGAGAAGACCTTGCCAATTGCCTACATATAGAAACAGTGTACAGTGAGTTATGGAAAGAATAATTACATAAATGACCGGAAACAAGAAATAGCTCATGAACAGTTAGTACCTCTGTCGCGTTTCTGACTTTCTTCTGGGACATATTTAAGTATTCTGCAATTCTCTGAAAGTGTGGTAGGCAAGAAGTGagtaagaaaagaataaaaggttgaaaagaaaaaaaaaaaactgttatagaataaaattagAGTTCCTTTCTTTTGATCACAGTTCAATAATCAACTTACATCAACTGATGGTGTTACTCCTTTCTCTTCTAGCCTAAGCTTTGCATTCCGGATCAAGCCTAACCTTTCATGCAGATGATTAGGCAATCTTAAGGTTCTTGAATTCTCAACTAATGCTCTAGAAACACCCTGACACAAGATCATAATGTGAACCAGAATTAGCTTTGCAGAACAACtgataaaagaataaatattatagAAAAGCTGAAAAGAACAAATCAAATCGCATAATTAAATTGGGGCTGAAGAGACTAATAAACtgacaaattttcaaatatcactTCAAACCTCATATTGCTGAGAACAAAAAGACGATCAAACTAGTAATTTCATAGACTACAGAGTACACGGTTGAGGAATCCCAAGTGAAATGGGTACATCATCCTAATGCTAGAATTTGGCATCTTTCTATGTTACTTTTAGTAGGCAAAGACCAAATACATAAGCAGCTTGCAAATTGAACTCAAAAGAACACCAATTTGTTCGAATTTTGATCCTTTTTTAGgcaatgatgatgataaatcgAATTTCAGTTGGTTTTTCAACAACACATCCGTctttaaccatgcaataaattgtttaaatgTGCAAATTAATAGTAGCCTTACCTGGCGTATCCACCAATACACATaagttgaaattttgaaaccctTTGAAGAATCAAATTTCTCAATCCCACGCAATAATCCAATCAATCCACCCTACATGAGAAATATAGAACGAGcaccatatcagaaaataGAAAACTGTGTCTCGAATTCAATAGTCCAGAAAAGAGTAACttgccatttattttttgttcagaAATAGAAAATCACCTGAACGAGGTCAGCCATGTCGGCACCCATGTTATCATATCGTTGAGCTATAGACATGACCAAACGAACATTGCTCATCACCAGCTTCTCTCTTGCCAACGAACACTCCATCAATATTGACTGTAACTCAGGACGAGAAATCCTCAAGGAAGCTGCAAGTTGTTCCATTGATGGCTCACACCCCAACCTCTCCTTCAATCTTAAATTTCCAAAACAGATGGTAatgaaaaaatgtaaataccccataaataaaatgaagagaaaactctttttattttccagaatataaatatattcagAACCATAGTTAGCAAAGAAAGTGGAAAAGTATAGAAAAGAGCAGAGATATACAGCCTCCATTCTGTCTCATTTtcacaagaaaaaatttaaattgttttaacaAGAGAAAACTCTTATTATTTTCCAGAATATAAATATAGGTTGAGTACATTAAAAGATCTAACACTTAGATATCTACAAGGATCAAATCATCCTCCCATAAGAAATGTCTAAacgtataaaaaaatataacctaatgaagaagaggaaaacAGAACatgaaatttgttaattacCTCAATTTATGATCATCCAAGGAAAGGccagttttaattttctttgataGACGCACAACTTCGGCATGGGTGAGCAGCTCTTCACTTACCACACCCTTCACATAGCCCTTTAGATGATTCTGAATTAGTTCCGGACTAATCATTGATCTTAGCTGCTTGGAGCCATTCTGTTGGGGAACAGATTTATTCTGgcttaatattttctttttagaattcAATCTTCGTTGCCGAGCAGATACACCAGAGCAAGTGACCGGCACCTTCTTGTGAGTTTTCTTACTCGGTGAATCAGTTAAAACTGTTCTCTCAAAAGAAAGATTCCATTGCTTTTCGAGCATAGACTTCTGAAGCAAAAGAAGTGCCTCCACTGAATAGTCAAGCTCAGAGCTTTCCTCTTCTATGCTGTTTGGTGGTTCAGCCCATGGCTCTGCAGTAGAAGCAAAATTAGTATCCACATGTTCTTTGAGAGCCTTAATAGGCTGAGTTTGTCGATTCGATGATGGAAAGCTTGGATTATAATTTGATGACTTCTTGGCAGCTACCACATTCTTAGTTGAACCAACTTGAGAGTTTGCAGATCCAAGATCATTGatatatgagaatttttccgAGATATCAGAATAGTAAAATGAAGAACTCAAGAGCCTCTTGCCAGCGCTAAGTCCAATAACAGCAGCTGTGGCCATCATATGGCCTCTGATCTTGCAGGCACAATTAGCATCACACGACGTCAATAAACTTTTCGAATGAAAACCACGTCATAGAATCTTCCAGGCACTTAATTCACTAGGCTCAGTGCAACACGTCTTTCGTGTTATAAATTTCCCAAGATGACTTTATTATCCTtctgatattaataaaaactaattaaataagaatctAAGGAAACTTCTATTAACAAATTGTCAATACAAAATCAACCAAGTTAATCaaaatccacctaaagttgaCATAAAAGAACTTGCCTAATGCCTATCACAACTattatccaaaataaaaactactaGATAACAATCCCAGGGCACGAGTCACACAAGAAGGAGAATTGGATCCAACAACCACGTGAACACAACTCATTCGACAGAAGTAGCAAGCAATTGATTCTCCAAgacatataaatattaaaaaaaaaaaaaagatgctCATTTCCCAGGTGGGtttattctctaaattttaatttcatgagTCTCCAAAAACATCACTGCCTCCAATTCTAAACAGAACGCATTTTAgcatttttatctctttttttgtttcatttttcatcatattGAAAAAGTAACCACTCAAGTGAATTCAGTGCTATAGGTGACAAATTCTCAGCATAAATATAAACACAACTATGATTGTCTCAACTctcaaacctttttttttcttaattttcccCAACACCAAgctcaagaagaagaaaatgcaaaAGAAGGTGgccaacaaaacaaaaacaacaagcAACTGAAATTGTCATGGagaataatataatgaaaGAAGGGGCAGTTTTGCAGTGAAAGAAATGCATGCATACCTGAAGGTGGTAAATGTTAGTTGAGCTGAAACAAAGAcagaatgaagaagaagactCGTTGATTCCAAAGTGAGCAAAAGAAGAACAGTTAAATTGTCAATAAGTTTTGAACTGGAACTGGAACTGGAACTGGAACCTCTTGTGTCTGTTGAGTTTACAATGCCTTTGTTCCTGTTCTTGTAACAATATTAGTGTatgatgattatatttttttctgtttttttttttcaagcttttataattttgttaaaaaaataaaattaaaaaaaaaggaaatggagatgaaaattattaaagaaaatctagGAAATAAGTCCAAAATGGGTAGAGAGATATGGGAAGAAGAGATGGCATTGGCTGATACAGATATTGGGTCCTTCTTTGAGTGGTCTCTAATTCTCTATGCTGCCATTTTccccccctctctctcttccaCTTCATCcccacttttcttttcttttacgtttatttttatttatattttttaaaaaaacttatttatttattattaattaatattgatgATATTTGGTTGTATTATTCTTGAACACAAAACAACGGCGGAATCTGAGCGCAAAAATCGATGAATCCGTGGACCCCACCTCCACGTCATTGGTCAACTGACTATGTGCTTCTGCTTCACACACGAAATCTAGACATCGTCACACGTGGAAGCATCTCAACAGATTTGATCGAGCAAGGTTCTCGTATCAGgcaaatgctaagttacaataattgtaacatacattCTTCATgtgaaccacacaaattgtAGGTCCTACAATTTTGTGTGGTTCACATGAGGgatgtatgttacaattattgtaacttagagGCTCCCCTCGTATCATATCCTTATCGGATCAAACAAACAGCATCAAATActagtagttttttttttttttttttccgattACAATTTACTTTCAGCTTTcatttaaacatttttcaattctaaCAGATCAATTGAATCCTCGTACCATCCCTCGTCATGTGATTATTACTTCATTCAGTAAACAAGTACGTAAGTTTCAAGACACTATTTCttatagataataataataataataaatataatttttagataataattttaaaaataaaaaataataataaaatttttattataaatgtaaGATCAACAATCcccaataattaatagttaccaaataataatttgtcgTTGTAACTTCTAAACTACAATATTCCTAAACAGGACGCAAGTCATCGGGATTTTCAAAACTAGAAGACCTGCCAATGATTAAACCAATCCTTTGAAGgaatttattctaattatcTAGAACAGGCAAGCAAAAAGCATCTGGTTAGTACACATAAACAAAATTAGCCCATGACATCAGGAGGTCCACATCTTAAGGCCGAAAAAAGGATGGCTGGGGGGCTGTCCCAGATtgtcaaggaaaaaaaagaaaaagaaaaagaaaaagaaataaaagaggaaaagcaaaaaaaaacagaatttTTGCAACACCTAAAAGAAGGCAACTACAAAAGCTTAAGCTGAAACACTTGATTCCTCACACTTGTTTCTCCTACAAAGAGATAAGGGCACTGTACAATGCCTAAATTTCCTATTATCAGCCACTGAAACATTATAattcctctttctttctttcttgtaGCATACGTAAGTCAAGTAAGCCAAGATACCTCAACATCATTTCCATACTTATTCAAAATGAGCATGTAAAGTTAGAATGATCAAGAATCTGCTTAAAATGCAACGAAACTGGAAATGATTCAGCAGGCCCTCCAAAAATCTCCAAGCAAAATGGGAAAGCAagagaaaagaataataaaccTGTTTCTCTTGTCAACTAAACATCAAATACAATCGAAACCGGGGAGAATTTAGAAAGGAAATATCTGTGACTTACAATTTCCAAATTCTAAAGCAAATGAAAAACTATAAAACTTTTACACATTCCAGCAATCACCTTGAACATGCAACTTCATGTTGAAATTTCTTTCTGCGGCTGCAATATAAACTTCAATCACCAGGTTAGATTTCGTCAaactgaataaaaaaataataaaaaagaaataaaaaaatcaatacaacacataaattaatttgggaCCAGAATGCGGCAAGGCTGATGGCGCATCATAACCAAAGGAAtctcaatttcatataaaattaccaaaggACACCATATATATTAATGCAAGCACAAAGAATGAGGATATTGCTCAGTCCACTAGGCATGTGAACTACTACACATTACAATTTTCTTGCCAGCAACCAATACATAAACCCTCAAAAGTAAAATCAAGCCGATTCCAACATCAAACAATCCTTCCATAGTCTTTTCTTCCACGCGATGCTGGTGGAATGTTTGAGACAGGATGATTGGCCCTACGtcctacaataaaaataacagaaTCAAGAAAACTGTTATTAGCTCATTCTGAGCCCTATTTCTTCCACAGAGAAACTTTATATTTTGACTCATGTAGctctaacaaaataattacGAGCAGACACAATAAAGGTAAAAGCAGAAGGATTCAATGACTTGATAGTGTCAAGTCTCAGGAAAATACCCCATGGCATGCCATTGTTAAATGAGCTATTTCCAGGAGAACGTGGGCCTCCAGAGTTGAAGCCCGAAGGAGGAGGCTGGATCTTGAATTGATTCCATTCACTACCCTGAGGAGCAGTTGTTCTCATTAAATTGTACCGTTGAAGAGGTGGCTGTCCTAAACGACTTGGAGAATTTTGTGAGATATGAGGCATCAAATGAGAAGGCTTTGACATGAAACGGGAATGTCCAGCCTGTGGCTCATGAGATGCGGGAGGACTACCCACCTCTATATGTGAAAATGCTTGAATAGGCCCATTTTGTCTGAAGTACATCAAGCAAAACTGTTATGAGGTCAACAACAGtggaaaagattaaaataataaaacaagaaactCAAACCAACCCCCCACCCCACCCTGCAGAACCCCCTTTTCTGGAATATCCTTGGATTTCTCCCACAAGAAGACAAAAtcagaaatagaaaaaatttacaGATGCAGCACTTATACTATTGAGAGCTGACTGCAATCAGGAAATATAATCATTGCAAGGAAAACCCACACGACCAAAAGttgaattctatttttatcaaatgcTCTATTTGAATTATATAGCTGAACAATATAGTACATACCCATCCCGCTTATTAGAGTCATTTCACACCGCATCTGTTACATGGGATGAAAGCTTAAACCCATAATTTGCAGTTTGACAAAGAACAGACAAACATTCACATTAACCATACACATAATTCTTTAGAATGAAACAAAGCAAATCTACCAAAGCAATAATCCACCTTTGGATGGGTATATTTGAGCTCGCGCTTGACGTACGGTTGAATCTTCCAACTCCAACTGAAGAATCTGCTGAACTAAGGTGCATAGCTTTGCTGAACTCAGTGGTTATGTTGCTCTCGTCTGAACCATCCTCTTGCAGAAGTTGTTCATCACTGAAACAAGAGTAGAGACCACATTATAGTCAAGCAAGCACTTCGTTCagacaataaaaacaaatcactGCCCAGCCCAGAAACAAAGCACTTCATTTCCGACAATACGAACTTATCATATTTGTCTAATCTATATCAATATGTGGAAGAAATTTACAATCCACaagaaaaattacattataagGAACTACAAGAtagaaataaaacaagaaaatgtaGATAGCAGAGCATAAAATGGGAAAGATGGCTGCTAGTTTTGCAGACACAGTAGTAAGGTAATGGCCAAGGAAAGCTGATTGCTATGGATAAAAGCACCTATGGCCTAGGTAATGGACAAGGTCAAAAGGAAAGCTGGTTGTTAGTGGGTAAAAGCACCTATAGCCTAGGTAATGGTCATTGCCCCTTGCAGTTCACTGTAAAGGGACCTCAAAGTTAGCCGCTTAAAAGGACCCTACGAAGggtataaatagaaaaaaccAAGATATTCTGTAGAAAGAAAAGCAAATAGCATACGGTCCATGGTACAAGAGGAGGTTCGCATAACTGATGGATCAATGTTGATACCTTAGAAAACacgtacacacacacatctaAATTGCCAGGTTATCATAGAATTCAACTTAGATATCTTGACATTGCAGTTTGAAAGTTCTTGTCTGCCTACCTATAATTGGGATCCCAATCTCCAGGATCTGGCACTGACAGACTAGTCTCAGGCTTGTCATGAGCAGCTTCTGCAATAGCAGGACCACGTGTTAAGGAGCTGGGCATATTTGGCATTGCAGAATAACTAGCAGCAATTCCAGAGCCCCCTCTTTGCTGCTTTGAACTGGTAGCGCTAGGATTTGATGGCAGATGCAAGGATGCACTGCCAAGTACTTGAGGGTTCCACTCAGCTTGGCCTGAGCTGGCACCATCAATGAATTGTCCTTGCCAATGTTGAGATGATGGACTCTCTTGAGATTGAGGATTTCCAGAATATCCccaattttttcttctattatAATGGGTAGCTGCAGTCATTTTTCCTAAAGGAGAACCATGGCAACTGCTTCTTGCTGGAGAAGTTGGCCCATAATGTCCAGGAGAACCACTTGAAACTTGACCATATGAGCTTGGAGGAGTGAATTGAGAGGGGCTAGTGCCAAGGGGAAGTGGTACAAACATTCCAGCTGATGGGCTCACACCAAGTCCATTTCCTTGCGAATACTGAATAAACATTTTTCTCGCATCAGGGCTACTTCCACGGACTGAAACACCGCTCTGCGCGTGCAAGTTCATCCCAGATGGACCAACAGGTGAAAAGTAGGCAAACGTATTGCCACCATCCCCATAGCTACCGTAACTACTTCCAAGACCAGTGCCATCATTATAGCTTCCATAGCTTCCGACACTACCATAACTATTACCATATCCATACGGCACTACCTGAAAATGTGGGCTATTATGCATGGAAAATTTGCTCCTGCCAGAAATCTATATGGAAAGCAACCATAATtagattctttttaatttcttggatttaaaaaatgaacatcGGTGAAGTTATGAATACTCTcagaaatgaaatgaatgatGTGTGCAACCTCCAAACTCCAATGACAAAACAGTGGATTACAGAACTCACATTGGGAGAAAGACCAGCAGCAAACCAGTGGCCCGCACCAGGGTGATGATCcaccttaaaattttgagcaaCAGgctgaaaaaataatgaatgaaaAGAACAAATGAGAGGGTATACAGGGAAACATATGGATGACATTGTTGGTTAGATAACCTTTATTTCGttttttttgggggtaaaTTGTAACAAATGAGAGGCATCTGTAATCTATATCAACAAACTAGGGAGGTTTTAGGAAAGGAGGACCACCATTTCCTTAAATTATAGGAATAGTTGAGTTTTAGTTGTGCATGTAAGCTTTTGTCTTCAAACAAAAATCCACTTATAATAACCATATTCATTGATACATCTAGATTTATTCCAAAACAAGTATCTTGCGCGGttcataataaatgaaaaatattatatagcAGTGATTTTGAGAAACAATTGCAAAATAACTGATGTCACACAAGAATCCAACAAAATATAGGAACTCCTAACAATTTATAATaacacataaaataattagcCAAACCACAACGCACATATGAAGCTTAGATCCTGGGAAACCCCTTGGAATATAAGGTGTCAAAACATTGAGAATAGCAGATGGGAGAGGTTCACTTTGCTGCTATGATCCTTGAATAAGAAAACTAAAACAGTGATGGTTGGAGGATCAAAATACACAGAAATTCACATACCACACGAGGTGTCTCTGGTGGAGGCTGGTAAGGGCATGTGAAAGGTTCTCCAGTCACAAAAGGATGCCTTGAAGCCTGCAGGCAGATTGATTAGAACTCTTTACCATCTACATCTAGATAATTATATTGCATAACAACACAGATCAGGTTCCACAGATGACATAGATGCAGAAAATCAGGAGAATTGAATAACCTGAAAAGGTGACCAACGTTTTGCAGGATCAAACTCAACAAGTCCCTTCAGGAAATCAACCAAAGCCAATCGTATTTGGCTTTCTGTTAAGATTCATGATCAAAGACATCTCAAAAATGCGTT contains these protein-coding regions:
- the LOC102606892 gene encoding RNA polymerase sigma factor sigA produces the protein MMATAAVIGLSAGKRLLSSSFYYSDISEKFSYINDLGSANSQVGSTKNVVAAKKSSNYNPSFPSSNRQTQPIKALKEHVDTNFASTAEPWAEPPNSIEEESSELDYSVEALLLLQKSMLEKQWNLSFERTVLTDSPSKKTHKKVPVTCSGVSARQRRLNSKKKILSQNKSVPQQNGSKQLRSMISPELIQNHLKGYVKGVVSEELLTHAEVVRLSKKIKTGLSLDDHKLRLKERLGCEPSMEQLAASLRISRPELQSILMECSLAREKLVMSNVRLVMSIAQRYDNMGADMADLVQGGLIGLLRGIEKFDSSKGFKISTYVYWWIRQGVSRALVENSRTLRLPNHLHERLGLIRNAKLRLEEKGVTPSVDRIAEYLNMSQKKVRNATEAIGKVFSLDREAFPSLNGLPGETHHSYIADNRVENNPWHGVDDWALKDEVNKLIIVTLGEREREIIRLYYGLDKECLTWEDISKRIGLSRERVRQVGLVALEKLKHAARKKKMEAMLVKH
- the LOC102631078 gene encoding dual specificity protein kinase YAK1 homolog isoform X1, with amino-acid sequence MDEGSPSNGGQVFGASWRPKGFSFGPYLVQKDAPSLRVVVRKPLVVRLTKDIVETYQICNPLFKYSEELNPKRYLTSPSVGVLNDGYDNVNSDLILAVNLVLVNAETQRRYIVKDLLGHGTFGQVAKCWDAEMNSFVAVKIIKNQPAYYQQALVEVSILTTLNKKYDREDKHHIVRIYEYFVCQRHLCICFELLDSNLYELIKINHFRGLSLSIVQLFSKQILRGLSLLKDAGIIHCDLKPENILLCTSVKPAEIKIIDFGSACTEDRTVYSYIQSRYYRSPEVLLGYQYTTAIDMWSFGCIVAELFLGLPLFPGASEFDLLRRMIRILGAQPPDYVLKEAKNTSKFFKCIGSVHNIENGEVSIGGRSAYQALTEIEYEARELKKPLIGKEYFHHKHLEEIVTNYPYRKNLSMEDISKESQIRLALVDFLKGLVEFDPAKRWSPFQASRHPFVTGEPFTCPYQPPPETPRVPVAQNFKVDHHPGAGHWFAAGLSPNISGRSKFSMHNSPHFQVVPYGYGNSYGSVGSYGSYNDGTGLGSSYGSYGDGGNTFAYFSPVGPSGMNLHAQSGVSVRGSSPDARKMFIQYSQGNGLGVSPSAGMFVPLPLGTSPSQFTPPSSYGQVSSGSPGHYGPTSPARSSCHGSPLGKMTAATHYNRRKNWGYSGNPQSQESPSSQHWQGQFIDGASSGQAEWNPQVLGSASLHLPSNPSATSSKQQRGGSGIAASYSAMPNMPSSLTRGPAIAEAAHDKPETSLSVPDPGDWDPNYSDEQLLQEDGSDESNITTEFSKAMHLSSADSSVGVGRFNRTSSASSNIPIQRQNGPIQAFSHIEVGSPPASHEPQAGHSRFMSKPSHLMPHISQNSPSRLGQPPLQRYNLMRTTAPQGSEWNQFKIQPPPSGFNSGGPRSPGNSSFNNGMPWGRRANHPVSNIPPASRGRKDYGRIV
- the LOC102631078 gene encoding dual specificity protein kinase YAK1 homolog isoform X2 — its product is MDEGSPSNGGQVFGASWRPKGFSFGPYLVQKDAPSLRVVVRKPLVVRLTKDIVETYQICNPLFKYSEELNPKRYLTSPSVGVLNDGYDNVNSDLILAVNLVLVNAETQRRYIVKDLLGHGTFGQVAKCWDAEMNSFVAVKIIKNQPAYYQQALVEVSILTTLNKKYDREDKHHIVRIYEYFVCQRHLCICFELLDSNLYELIKINHFRGLSLSIVQLFSKQILRGLSLLKDAGIIHCDLKPENILLCTSVKPAEIKIIDFGSACTEDRTVYSYIQSRYYRSPEVLLGYQYTTAIDMWSFGCIVAELFLGLPLFPGASEFDLLRRMIRILGAQPPDYVLKEAKNTSKFFKCIGSVHNIENGEVSIGGRSAYQALTEIEYEARELKKPLIGKEYFHHKHLEEIVTNYPYRKNLSMEDISKESQIRLALVDFLKGLVEFDPAKRWSPFQASRHPFVTGEPFTCPYQPPPETPRVPVAQNFKVDHHPGAGHWFAAGLSPNVVPYGYGNSYGSVGSYGSYNDGTGLGSSYGSYGDGGNTFAYFSPVGPSGMNLHAQSGVSVRGSSPDARKMFIQYSQGNGLGVSPSAGMFVPLPLGTSPSQFTPPSSYGQVSSGSPGHYGPTSPARSSCHGSPLGKMTAATHYNRRKNWGYSGNPQSQESPSSQHWQGQFIDGASSGQAEWNPQVLGSASLHLPSNPSATSSKQQRGGSGIAASYSAMPNMPSSLTRGPAIAEAAHDKPETSLSVPDPGDWDPNYSDEQLLQEDGSDESNITTEFSKAMHLSSADSSVGVGRFNRTSSASSNIPIQRQNGPIQAFSHIEVGSPPASHEPQAGHSRFMSKPSHLMPHISQNSPSRLGQPPLQRYNLMRTTAPQGSEWNQFKIQPPPSGFNSGGPRSPGNSSFNNGMPWGRRANHPVSNIPPASRGRKDYGRIV